One Eriocheir sinensis breed Jianghai 21 unplaced genomic scaffold, ASM2467909v1 Scaffold612, whole genome shotgun sequence DNA window includes the following coding sequences:
- the LOC126993427 gene encoding E3 ubiquitin-protein ligase rififylin-like has translation MLGSVGGVCSGPVSWWCSEVLRCSPKVAPDPSPSSGLPPMAECEQCSTRFNLLRRKRECAGCKMVYCGSCLKRGMEGTRRCNKCVVLTQWPLDMKELMALRVKDLRQFLHSQRINTTMCTEKRDLIDLVTRYISSQHRTTPSHRPPPPTTTSQRPPPHPPHTTNNNPSKHRSSPRTPAAPHDDGIRVRPSSNSSMGSIRVRPLDSIRVRPGRLHSPDPNTDAGIRVFASEQHVNSQDSPSTSSPASPSSDAAYPEGEEEECSRCPSDWTASCCSLDSCHNGTVGHAHHCPHHQDSSSPNSGEWVFVPEQNTPSAPPRGENQGNGDSARGVNNVPIPLPHHGEVVENGRPAGDASSSFEPSAPPQEQEERPSFEAPTASSSSSASSSAPTSAVSSPEPTKGVMAGIVALEDLKSVEEIHKLSVRQCKELLSLHRVTYTGVREKSELLSKIKILWEDYRTSRQELENLPEELICKICMDSAIDCVLLECGHMVSCTQCGKQMSECPLCRQYVVRVVRTFRA, from the exons ATGCTAGGGAGTGTGGGCGGCGTGTGCAGCGGCCCTGTGTCCTGGTGGTGCAGTGAGGTGCTGCGCTGCTCCCCCAAGGTGGCCCCTGACCCCAGCCCCAGCTCTGGCCTGCCACCCATGGCGGAGTGTGAACAATGCAGCACCAGGTTCAACCTCCTCAGACGAAAG AGGGAGTGTGCCGGGTGCAAGATGGTGTACTGCGGCTCGTGTCTCAAGCGAGGGATGGAGGGCACGAGGCGGTGCAACAAGTGTGTGGTGCTGACCCAGTGGCCTTTGGAcatgaaggagttgatggcacTCAGGGTGAAGGACCTCAGGCAGTTCCTCCACTCACAACGCATCAACACTACCATGTGCAcag AGAAGCGTGACCTCATTGACCTGGTCACGCGATACATCAGCAGCCAGCACAGAACCACACCCAGTCatcgccccccgccccccacgaCAACCTCGCAGCGAccgccaccccacccaccccacaccaccaataacaacccCAGCAAACACAGGTCCTCGCCGCGCACCCCCGCTGCACCCCATGACGACGGGATCCGAGTGCGCCCAAGCAGCAACAGTTCCATGGGAAGCATTAGGGTGCGGCCACTGGACAGCATTAGGGTGAGACCAGGCCGCCTGCACTCGCCAGACCCAAACACAGATGCAGGTATTCGGGTGTTCGCCTCGGAGCAGCATGTCAACTCCCAGGACTCGCCAAGCACCTCCTCGCCGGCCTCTCCATCGAGTGACGCGGCGTAccctgaaggggaggaggaggagtgttcacGCTGCCCTAGTGACTGGACGGCCTCGTGTTGCAGCCTAGACTCGTGCCATAATGGTACCGTGGGACACGCGCACCACTGTCCTCATCATCAAGACAGCTCAAGCCCAAACAGTGGGGAGTGGGTGTTCGTCCCTGAGCAGAACACCCCCTCAGCCCCCCCGAGGGGTGAGAATCAGGGGAATGGGGACAGTGCGAGGGGGGTAAACAATGTGCCCATACCCCTGCCGCACCATGGAGAGGTTGTGGAGAATGGCAGACCAGCGGGGGATGCCAGCAGCTCGTTCGAACCCTCAGCGCCGccacaggagcaggaggagcggcCATCCTTTGAGGCCCCCACAGCATCTTCATCCTCGTCTGCGTCGTCCTCAGCCCCGACCTCTGCAGTCTCCTCTCCTGAGCCCACCAAAGGG GTGATGGCTGGCATCGTGGCCTTGGAGGACCTGAAGTCCGTGGAGGAGATCCACAAGCTGAGTGTGAGGCAGTGCAAGGAGCTGCTGTCCCTGCACAGAGTGACCTACACCGGCGTGCGGGAAAAGTCCGAACTCCTCAGCAAGATCAAGATTCTGTGGGAAGACTACAGGACCTCGCgccaag AGCTGGAGAACTTACCTGAGGAGCTCATTTGCAAGATCTGCATGGACAGCGCGATAGACTGCGTCCTGCTGGAGTGCGGCCACATGGTGTCCTGCACGCAGTGTGGGAAGCAGATGTCCGAGTGTCCCCTGTGCCGGCAGTATGTGGTTCGGGTGGTGCGTACCTTCCGAGCCTGA
- the LOC126993432 gene encoding uncharacterized histidine-rich protein DDB_G0274557-like — protein MHIESSLPSLPSPPHHHHHSHHFHHCHHHPTIITTVIISITAITTPPSSPQSSFPSLPSPPHHHHHSHHFHHCHHHPTIITTVTISITAITTPPSSPQSPFPSLPSPPHHHHHSHHFHHCHHHPTIITTVTISITAITTPPSSPQSPFPSLPSPPHHHHHSHHFHHCHHHPTIITTVIISITAITTPPSSPQSPFPSLPSPPHHHHHSHHFHHCHHHPTIITTVIISITAITTPPSSPQSPFPSLPSPPHHHHHSHHFHHCHHHPTIITSHHYLHHHYHCHHQVTSFPSCNVEIPTHDAI, from the coding sequence ATGCACATAGAGTCATCATTACcctcactgccatcaccaccccaccatcatcaccacagtcaccatttccatcactgccatcaccaccccaccatcatcaccacagtcatcatttccatcactgccatcaccaccccaccatcatcaccacagtcatcatttccatcactgccatcaccaccccaccatcatcaccacagtcaccatttccatcactgccatcaccaccccaccatcatcaccacagtcaccatttccatcactgccatcaccaccccaccatcatcaccacagtcaccatttccatcactgccatcaccaccccaccatcatcaccacagtcatcatttccatcactgccatcaccaccccaccatcatcaccacagtcaccatttccatcactgccatcaccaccccaccatcatcaccacagtcaccatttccatcactgccatcaccaccccaccatcatcaccacagtcaccatttccatcactgccatcaccaccccaccatcatcaccacagtcatcatttccatcactgccatcaccaccccaccatcatcaccacagtcaccatttccatcactgccatcaccaccccaccatcatcaccacagtcaccatttccatcactgccatcaccaccccaccatcatcaccacagtcatcatttccatcactgccatcaccaccccaccatcatcaccacagtcaccatttccatcactgccatcaccaccccaccatcatcaccacagtcaccatttccatcactgccatcaccaccccaccatcatcaccagtcaccattaccttcaccaccactatcattgtcatcatcaagTCACCTCATTTCCATCATGCAATGTGGAGATCCCAACACACGATGCTATCTGA